The Pseudomonas baetica genome includes a region encoding these proteins:
- the cydB gene encoding cytochrome d ubiquinol oxidase subunit II yields MGIDLPLIWAVIIIFGIMMYVVMDGFDLGIGILFPFIPGKTDRDVMMNTVAPVWDGNETWLVLGGAALFGAFPLAYSVVLSALYLPLIFMLIGLIFRGVAFEFRFKAKDDKRHLWDKAFIGGSVAATFFQGVALGAFIDGLPVVNRQFAGGSLDWLTPFTMFCGAALVVAYALLGCTWLIMKTEGKLQEQMHNLARPLAFVLLAVIGIVSIWTPLAHPDIATRWFSMPNLFWFMPVPILVLVTMYGLIRAVARNANYMPFLLTLVLIFLGYSGLGISLWPNIVPPSISIWDAAAPPQSQGFMLVGTLFIIPFILGYTFWSYYVFRGKVTHEDGYH; encoded by the coding sequence ATGGGTATTGATCTTCCGCTGATCTGGGCCGTGATCATCATCTTCGGCATCATGATGTACGTGGTCATGGACGGCTTCGACCTGGGGATCGGGATTCTCTTCCCGTTCATCCCGGGAAAGACTGACCGTGACGTAATGATGAACACCGTCGCCCCGGTCTGGGACGGTAACGAAACCTGGCTGGTGCTGGGTGGCGCGGCGTTGTTCGGCGCGTTTCCGCTGGCGTACTCGGTGGTGTTGTCGGCGTTGTACCTGCCGCTGATCTTCATGCTGATCGGCCTGATTTTCCGTGGCGTGGCGTTCGAGTTCCGCTTCAAGGCCAAGGACGACAAGCGTCACCTGTGGGACAAGGCGTTCATCGGCGGTTCGGTGGCCGCGACGTTCTTCCAGGGTGTGGCGCTCGGTGCGTTCATCGATGGCTTGCCCGTGGTCAACCGGCAGTTTGCCGGCGGCTCGCTGGATTGGCTGACGCCGTTCACGATGTTCTGCGGTGCTGCGCTGGTGGTGGCCTACGCCCTGCTAGGTTGCACCTGGCTGATCATGAAAACCGAAGGCAAGCTTCAGGAACAGATGCATAACCTGGCCCGGCCGCTGGCCTTCGTACTGCTGGCGGTGATCGGTATCGTCAGTATCTGGACGCCGCTGGCGCATCCGGACATCGCGACACGCTGGTTCAGCATGCCGAACCTGTTCTGGTTCATGCCGGTACCCATTCTGGTGCTGGTGACGATGTACGGTTTGATTCGCGCCGTGGCGCGCAATGCCAACTACATGCCGTTCCTGCTGACCCTGGTGCTGATCTTCCTCGGCTACAGCGGCTTGGGTATCAGCCTGTGGCCGAACATCGTGCCGCCGTCGATCTCGATCTGGGACGCCGCCGCACCGCCGCAAAGTCAGGGCTTCATGCTGGTCGGCACGTTATTCATCATCCCGTTCATCCTGGGTTACACCTTCTGGAGCTATTACGTGTTCCGCGGCAAGGTCACCCATGAAGACGGCTACCACTAA